In Sphingobium sp. Z007, one DNA window encodes the following:
- a CDS encoding TonB-dependent receptor has protein sequence MSRFPMLRAGCAVTALCLGLPALAKTSPTPDAGDQAYHDAQANIVVTAIIPRKQGDILSGTTVITGQKLTRELRSTIGETLARQPGVSATSFGPNASRPVLRGFQGERVRILTDGIGSFDVSNTSVDHAVAINPLTADRIEVLRGPAALLFGSSAIGGVVNVIDSRIPRRVPDEPVHIDAIGTYGSASNERTGSGEVEIPLSDTFVVHFDGSYTKTGNLDTGSYILTPALRAQAAASGDADIEGLSALRGKLPNSAAETWEVAGGAALITDGGNLGFSVAHTDNFYGVPVRYATEAGGDAEQVRLHMKQDRVDMRAELPVNGSLLESIRFRAGFADYQHQEIEDTGEVGTTFYNQSMESRLELVQAKRGGWDGAVGAQFFTRKFYVVGEEKFLPRNQTDQLGIFTLQSIDLGTTRVEVGGRFEHTDVSADADATLFNPAYDRDFNTVSGSIGASHELAPGWRLGLNLSRTERAPSAEELYARGNHAGTQAFEVGNPNFGKEKSWGVEGTLRGQGEGYTIALSAYHNWFSGYIYDALVDDSACMAVNGGAELEFPCYQYNQADARYLGFEAETTVKLAQVGGYAINLDGVADYVRATIKGNGPAPRIPPLRLLGALEAQGDRLSLRGEVEHSFAQNRTAVRETDTDGFTLVNASVSWKPLKGNDRTTLTLSANNIFDVEARRAASFLKDYAPLPGRDIRLTARLSI, from the coding sequence ATGTCCCGCTTTCCGATGCTGCGCGCAGGCTGCGCCGTTACCGCGCTGTGCCTTGGCCTTCCCGCTCTCGCCAAGACCTCACCGACCCCGGATGCCGGCGATCAGGCTTATCATGACGCGCAGGCCAATATCGTCGTGACCGCGATCATCCCGCGCAAGCAGGGCGACATCTTGTCGGGCACAACGGTCATTACCGGACAGAAATTGACGCGCGAATTGCGCTCCACCATCGGCGAAACGCTAGCGCGGCAACCGGGCGTGTCGGCCACGTCCTTTGGCCCCAACGCATCGCGCCCGGTGCTGCGCGGCTTCCAGGGCGAACGCGTGCGCATCTTAACCGATGGCATCGGCAGTTTCGACGTGTCGAACACATCGGTCGATCATGCCGTGGCGATCAACCCGCTGACCGCCGACCGGATAGAAGTGCTGCGCGGTCCGGCCGCATTGCTGTTCGGATCGTCCGCAATCGGCGGGGTGGTCAATGTGATCGACAGCCGCATCCCGCGCCGCGTGCCCGACGAACCGGTGCATATCGACGCAATCGGCACCTATGGCAGCGCCTCCAACGAGCGCACCGGATCGGGCGAGGTCGAAATCCCGCTGAGCGACACGTTCGTCGTCCATTTCGACGGCAGCTATACCAAGACCGGCAACCTTGACACCGGTAGCTATATCCTGACCCCGGCATTGCGCGCGCAGGCGGCGGCGAGCGGCGACGCGGACATCGAGGGGCTGTCTGCCCTGCGCGGCAAGCTGCCCAACAGCGCGGCCGAGACATGGGAAGTCGCGGGCGGCGCGGCGCTCATCACCGATGGCGGCAATCTGGGCTTTTCGGTCGCCCATACCGACAATTTCTATGGCGTGCCGGTGCGTTATGCGACGGAAGCAGGTGGTGATGCAGAACAGGTGCGGCTGCACATGAAGCAGGACCGGGTCGATATGCGCGCGGAATTGCCGGTCAACGGCAGCCTGCTGGAATCGATCCGCTTCCGCGCGGGCTTTGCCGATTATCAGCATCAAGAAATCGAGGATACGGGCGAGGTCGGCACCACCTTCTACAACCAGTCAATGGAATCGCGGCTGGAACTGGTCCAGGCCAAGCGCGGCGGCTGGGACGGCGCAGTCGGCGCGCAATTCTTCACCCGGAAATTCTATGTCGTGGGCGAGGAAAAGTTCCTGCCGCGCAACCAGACCGACCAGTTGGGCATCTTCACGCTCCAGTCGATCGACCTGGGGACGACGCGGGTCGAGGTCGGCGGGCGCTTTGAACATACCGACGTCAGCGCGGACGCCGACGCGACTTTGTTCAACCCGGCCTATGACCGTGATTTCAACACCGTGTCCGGGTCAATCGGCGCGAGCCATGAACTGGCGCCGGGCTGGCGGCTGGGCCTGAACCTGTCGCGCACCGAGCGCGCGCCGTCAGCGGAGGAGCTATATGCTCGCGGCAATCATGCCGGCACGCAGGCGTTCGAGGTGGGCAACCCCAATTTCGGCAAGGAAAAAAGCTGGGGTGTCGAAGGCACGCTGCGGGGCCAGGGCGAAGGCTACACCATCGCCCTGTCCGCCTATCACAACTGGTTCAGCGGCTATATCTATGACGCGCTGGTGGACGACAGCGCCTGCATGGCGGTGAATGGCGGCGCAGAACTGGAATTTCCCTGCTACCAATATAATCAGGCCGACGCCCGCTATCTGGGCTTCGAGGCGGAAACCACGGTCAAGCTGGCGCAGGTCGGCGGCTATGCGATCAATCTGGACGGGGTGGCCGATTATGTCCGCGCGACGATCAAAGGCAATGGCCCGGCGCCGCGCATTCCCCCGCTGCGCCTGCTGGGCGCGCTGGAAGCGCAGGGCGACCGGCTGAGCCTGCGCGGCGAGGTGGAGCATAGCTTCGCGCAGAACCGCACCGCGGTGCGGGAGACGGATACGGACGGCTTCACGCTGGTCAATGCGTCGGTTTCCTGGAAGCCACTGAAGGGCAATGACCGCACCACGCTGACGCTGTCGGCGAACAATATCTTCGATGTCGAAGCGCGACGCGCGGCCAGCTTTCTCAAAGATTATGCGCCGCTGCCCGGCCGCGACATCCGTCTAACCGCGCGCCTGTCGATCTGA
- a CDS encoding LysR family transcriptional regulator, translating into MDSPSLRQLDIFAQMVAAGGVVRCAHALGVEVEQVLRDLASLEMRLGYRLFEDLDGAARLTPAGRKTAQAMTLLSEDRLAPVEEEAPAPTPQPATAVPAIPEGPPRQIITLAAPPPVFGHFQDALAAFEAANEDIAITLDLHVHTAQEAAVALANGRADIAYFYALEEPEDLKSRYGWSEPLNLYADSGHPLARADSVSRDDLSMTPMLSLESRSGMRDIIDAALAKGRVRNVMPLLESDNMFEIIAALRDGAGCFAAFGTLARDLGRMSGIRRLALDIPLPAVEIRQSVAPRAAEKPAVEALAEFLFL; encoded by the coding sequence ATGGACAGCCCCTCCCTGCGCCAGTTGGACATATTCGCGCAGATGGTGGCGGCGGGCGGCGTCGTGCGCTGCGCCCATGCGCTGGGCGTCGAGGTCGAGCAGGTGCTGCGCGACCTGGCGTCGCTGGAGATGCGGCTGGGCTATCGCCTGTTCGAGGATTTGGACGGGGCGGCGCGGTTGACGCCGGCAGGGCGCAAGACGGCGCAGGCGATGACGCTGCTGAGCGAAGATCGGCTCGCACCGGTGGAGGAGGAGGCACCAGCGCCAACACCCCAGCCCGCCACGGCCGTCCCGGCCATACCGGAAGGCCCACCCCGCCAAATCATCACCCTGGCCGCGCCGCCGCCCGTTTTCGGCCATTTCCAGGATGCGCTGGCCGCGTTCGAGGCGGCGAACGAGGATATCGCGATCACGCTGGACCTGCATGTCCACACGGCGCAGGAGGCGGCAGTGGCGCTGGCCAATGGGCGGGCCGACATCGCCTATTTCTATGCGCTGGAGGAGCCGGAAGACCTCAAGTCCCGCTATGGCTGGTCGGAACCGCTCAACCTCTATGCCGATAGCGGCCATCCCCTGGCGCGGGCCGACAGCGTCAGCCGCGACGACCTGTCCATGACGCCGATGCTGTCGCTGGAAAGCCGCAGCGGCATGCGCGACATCATCGATGCGGCGTTGGCCAAGGGCCGGGTGCGCAATGTGATGCCGCTGCTGGAAAGCGACAATATGTTCGAGATCATCGCCGCGCTGCGCGATGGCGCGGGCTGTTTCGCGGCGTTCGGTACATTGGCCCGCGACCTTGGCCGAATGAGCGGGATCAGGCGGCTGGCGCTGGACATTCCCCTGCCCGCCGTCGAAATTCGCCAGTCGGTGGCGCCCCGCGCCGCGGAAAAGCCGGCGGTCGAGGCGCTGGCGGAATTTCTCTTCCTCTGA
- a CDS encoding LacI family DNA-binding transcriptional regulator translates to MTSIHDVAALAQVSIKTVSRVVNKAPNVSPELQVRVDAAIKQLDYRPNQSARRLAGGKSFMIAFLYNNPAPGYVSRIQIGAAWRCRELGYHLVVEPISPGGEERFEVLDRLVAALRPDGVLLVPPLSDDEGLLARLAEMKLPYARIAGSVVAASFTIHTPERAAGRMVADHLIALGHRRIGVITPPSTHRAALRRVEGFRDGLAAADIAVDEALFVQGRFDFASGIEAGEALLALPRPPSAIFATNDEMALGVLTLAHRIGLRVPKDLSVTGFDDTSASLTSWPPLTTVRQPLEDMGRSVIDALANGPVDAPEFLFTLVERGSSGPPSPGR, encoded by the coding sequence ATGACCAGCATCCACGATGTCGCCGCGCTCGCCCAGGTATCGATCAAGACGGTGTCGCGCGTCGTCAACAAGGCGCCCAATGTCAGCCCGGAATTGCAGGTGCGGGTGGACGCCGCGATCAAGCAATTGGACTATCGGCCCAACCAGTCGGCGCGGCGGCTGGCGGGGGGCAAGTCCTTCATGATCGCCTTCCTCTATAACAATCCCGCGCCCGGCTATGTCAGCCGCATCCAGATCGGCGCGGCCTGGCGATGCCGCGAACTGGGCTATCATCTGGTGGTGGAGCCGATTTCGCCCGGTGGTGAGGAACGGTTCGAAGTGCTCGATCGGCTGGTGGCGGCGCTGCGCCCCGACGGCGTGCTGCTGGTGCCCCCGCTGTCGGACGATGAAGGGCTGCTGGCCCGACTGGCGGAAATGAAGCTGCCCTATGCCCGCATCGCCGGGTCCGTGGTCGCGGCAAGTTTCACCATCCACACGCCAGAGCGCGCCGCAGGGCGCATGGTCGCCGACCATCTGATCGCGCTTGGCCATCGCCGCATCGGCGTCATCACCCCGCCCTCGACCCACCGGGCGGCGCTGCGCCGGGTCGAGGGATTTCGCGACGGGCTGGCGGCCGCGGACATCGCCGTCGACGAGGCGCTGTTCGTCCAGGGCCGGTTCGACTTCGCGTCCGGCATAGAGGCGGGCGAGGCGTTGCTGGCGTTGCCGCGGCCACCGAGCGCCATTTTCGCCACCAATGACGAGATGGCGTTGGGCGTGCTGACGCTGGCGCACCGTATCGGGTTGCGCGTGCCGAAGGATCTGTCGGTGACCGGGTTCGACGACACATCGGCAAGCCTGACATCCTGGCCGCCGCTGACCACCGTGCGCCAGCCGCTGGAGGATATGGGTCGGTCCGTGATCGACGCGCTCGCCAACGGACCGGTCGATGCGCCGGAATTTCTGTTCACGCTGGTGGAAAGGGGCAGTTCGGGACCGCCATCGCCGGGCCGCTGA
- a CDS encoding DUF4169 family protein — protein MTNIVNLRQARKAKARVDKAQAAQENRVRFGRTKAQRLADAQEEQRRAALLDGARRGSEND, from the coding sequence ATGACCAACATCGTCAATCTGCGTCAGGCGCGCAAGGCGAAGGCGCGCGTGGACAAGGCGCAGGCGGCACAGGAAAATCGCGTGCGTTTCGGGCGCACTAAGGCGCAACGGCTGGCGGATGCGCAAGAGGAGCAGCGCCGTGCCGCTCTACTGGACGGTGCAAGACGCGGGTCAGAAAACGATTAG
- a CDS encoding argininosuccinate synthase produces the protein MPAPTPDKINRIVLAFSGGLDTSVILKWLQQTYQCEVVTFTADLGQGEELEPARAKARLMGVKEEHIFIDDLREEFAKDYVFPMMRSNALYEGLYLLGTSIARPLIAKRQIEIARMLGADAVSHGATGKGNDQVRFELGYYGLAPDIKVIAPWREWDLTSRTKLIEFAEKHQIQIPRDKRGESPFSTDANMLHTSSEGKVLEDPWDEVPDYVYSRTVNPEDAPDAPEYITVDFERGDGVAINGVGMSPATLLETLNEYGRKHGIGRLDLVENRFVGMKSRGMYETPGGTIYHLAHRGIEQLTLDRGAAHLKDELAPKYAELIYNGFWFSPEREMLQAAIDYSQEKVAGTVRLKLYKGSVSVVGRKSPYSLYSEKVVTFEDDAGAYDQRDAAGFIKLNALRLRLLGRRDRE, from the coding sequence ATGCCAGCCCCGACACCAGACAAGATCAATCGCATCGTCCTCGCCTTTTCCGGTGGTCTCGATACCAGCGTGATCCTGAAATGGCTGCAACAGACCTATCAGTGCGAAGTGGTGACCTTCACCGCCGATCTGGGGCAGGGCGAGGAACTGGAGCCGGCCCGCGCCAAGGCGCGCCTGATGGGCGTCAAGGAAGAACATATCTTCATCGACGACCTGCGCGAGGAATTCGCAAAGGATTATGTCTTCCCGATGATGCGCTCCAATGCGCTCTACGAAGGCCTCTATCTGCTCGGCACTTCGATCGCCCGACCGCTGATCGCCAAGCGCCAGATCGAGATCGCCAGGATGCTGGGCGCCGACGCCGTCAGCCATGGCGCAACCGGCAAGGGCAATGACCAGGTGCGCTTTGAACTGGGCTATTACGGTCTCGCCCCTGATATTAAGGTGATCGCCCCCTGGCGTGAATGGGATTTGACCAGCCGCACCAAGCTGATCGAATTTGCCGAAAAGCATCAGATCCAGATCCCGCGCGACAAGCGCGGCGAAAGCCCCTTTTCGACCGACGCGAACATGCTGCACACCAGCTCCGAGGGCAAAGTGCTGGAAGATCCGTGGGATGAAGTCCCTGACTATGTCTATTCGCGCACGGTAAACCCGGAAGACGCGCCCGATGCGCCCGAATATATCACCGTCGATTTCGAACGGGGCGATGGCGTCGCGATCAATGGCGTCGGCATGTCGCCCGCGACCCTGCTGGAAACGCTCAACGAATATGGTCGCAAACATGGCATCGGCCGCCTCGACCTGGTCGAAAACCGCTTCGTCGGCATGAAGTCGCGCGGCATGTACGAAACGCCGGGCGGCACCATCTATCATCTCGCCCATCGCGGCATCGAGCAGTTGACGCTCGACCGCGGCGCGGCGCACCTGAAAGACGAACTCGCGCCTAAATATGCCGAGCTGATCTACAACGGCTTCTGGTTCAGCCCGGAGCGCGAGATGCTCCAGGCCGCGATCGACTACAGCCAGGAAAAGGTAGCCGGCACGGTTCGCCTGAAGCTCTACAAGGGCAGCGTTTCCGTGGTCGGCCGCAAATCGCCTTACTCGCTCTACAGCGAAAAGGTCGTGACCTTCGAAGACGACGCCGGCGCCTACGACCAGCGCGACGCGGCGGGCTTCATCAAGCTCAATGCGCTGCGTTTGCGTCTGCTGGGCCGTCGCGACCGGGAATGA
- a CDS encoding calcium-binding protein, with translation MLRKFFTTVAVGSLFVGGLAATHLAHAQPGPDGPRGPRGGMMAMADTNKDGKISKAELTAGLEARFAKMDVDRDGQITQKDRDAMRQQRQDARFAALDADKNGQISKAEFTAGHDARADKRQERRAEAGKPDGRGWGKGGHRGPGRGGMMGHGGPGGGFGDANKDGTMTKAEFMARPVAMFDKADTNKDGFVTADEMKAGRQAMRAEWKDRKGPPPPPQN, from the coding sequence ATGCTTCGCAAATTCTTCACCACCGTTGCGGTTGGTTCGCTGTTCGTTGGCGGCCTGGCGGCAACCCATCTCGCTCATGCCCAGCCCGGCCCGGATGGCCCGCGCGGTCCCCGTGGCGGCATGATGGCCATGGCGGACACCAACAAGGACGGCAAGATCAGCAAGGCGGAACTGACCGCCGGTCTGGAAGCCCGCTTTGCGAAGATGGACGTCGATCGCGACGGCCAGATCACCCAGAAGGATCGCGACGCGATGCGCCAGCAGCGGCAGGACGCCCGCTTCGCCGCGCTCGACGCCGACAAAAATGGCCAGATCAGCAAAGCCGAATTCACCGCCGGCCATGATGCCCGCGCCGACAAACGTCAGGAACGCCGCGCCGAGGCAGGCAAGCCCGACGGGCGCGGTTGGGGCAAGGGCGGCCATCGCGGCCCCGGTCGTGGCGGCATGATGGGCCATGGCGGTCCGGGCGGCGGCTTTGGTGACGCGAATAAGGACGGCACGATGACCAAGGCCGAATTTATGGCCCGCCCGGTCGCCATGTTCGACAAGGCGGACACGAATAAGGACGGCTTCGTCACCGCCGACGAGATGAAGGCGGGGCGTCAGGCGATGCGGGCCGAATGGAAGGACCGCAAGGGTCCGCCGCCCCCGCCCCAGAACTGA
- a CDS encoding response regulator — MSDRPHLLLVDDERSIREPLAQYLGRNGFRVTAVESASEARLRLAANAIDMVILDIMMPGEDGLSLCRHIRETTEIPVILLTARTEETDRIVGLEMGADDYVLKPFSPRELVARIKVIFRRVATGGQRVTAPDGANYSFAGWMLKTQERTLVDAEGVSLPLSTAEYNLMLAFATRPNSVLSRDQLLDITQGREANAFDRAIDNQISRLRKKIEPDPKNPTLIKTVWGGGYTLSTEVRKL, encoded by the coding sequence ATGAGCGACCGACCCCACCTCCTCCTCGTCGATGACGAGCGTTCGATCCGCGAACCGCTGGCCCAATATCTGGGCCGCAACGGTTTTCGCGTCACCGCCGTCGAAAGCGCGTCGGAAGCGCGGCTGCGCCTCGCCGCCAATGCGATCGACATGGTGATCCTCGACATCATGATGCCGGGCGAGGACGGCCTGTCGCTCTGCCGCCATATCCGCGAAACGACCGAGATTCCCGTCATCCTGCTGACCGCCCGCACCGAAGAAACGGACCGCATCGTCGGCCTGGAAATGGGCGCGGACGATTATGTGCTTAAGCCCTTTTCGCCCCGCGAACTGGTCGCCCGGATCAAGGTGATCTTCCGCCGCGTCGCCACCGGCGGCCAGCGCGTGACAGCGCCCGACGGCGCGAACTACAGCTTTGCCGGCTGGATGCTCAAGACGCAGGAGCGCACGCTGGTCGATGCCGAAGGCGTGTCGCTGCCGTTGTCCACCGCCGAATATAATCTCATGCTCGCCTTCGCCACGCGCCCCAATAGCGTACTGAGCCGCGACCAGCTGCTGGACATCACCCAGGGGCGGGAGGCGAACGCCTTCGACCGGGCGATCGACAACCAGATCAGCCGCCTGCGCAAGAAGATCGAGCCGGACCCGAAGAATCCGACGCTCATCAAGACCGTGTGGGGCGGTGGCTACACCCTGTCGACCGAAGTCCGCAAACTGTGA
- a CDS encoding ATP-binding protein: MKRFRLWPQSLVGQIIALVAIALFVAQSINFVLLLQERNRVQLTSQTAPAVFRIINALDNRPDRWPGRPNRPDRPDRADRDRDGPRAVRFSTARPVLTGKPRPDIEKRAETMLSDIGLAARSVVAVEDDRVMPLRRWERIRMRTTGDGPRGPRAGRLVVAVEYEAGKWVTAEARSGNPPARFGGWLIGQTLILYVIVLLPLLWVGSRLARPLKQLTGSAQQFARTGAADAVDERGPGDVRDLTMAFNAMRARIIAMLDEKDRMLGAIGHDLRTPLASLRVRTESVEDDAERARMSETIDEMNRMLEDILSLARAGRSTQAAQKVDLAALSDAVVEDFIELGSPVDLADSDRAVAFVRPQQIRRALRNLIENAIVYGDRAHVSVLHENGTIRIAVADEGPGIAEDRMEEMLEPFTRLEGSRNRETGGSGLGLALVRAIMAEHQGELRLANRPEGGLEASLVLPG; this comes from the coding sequence GTGAAGCGGTTCCGCCTCTGGCCGCAAAGCCTGGTCGGCCAGATCATTGCCCTGGTCGCGATCGCTTTGTTCGTCGCGCAATCGATCAACTTCGTCCTGCTGTTGCAGGAACGCAATCGCGTGCAACTGACCAGCCAGACGGCGCCCGCCGTGTTTCGTATCATCAATGCGTTGGACAATCGCCCGGACCGTTGGCCGGGTCGTCCCAACCGGCCGGATCGACCCGATCGCGCCGACCGGGATCGTGACGGTCCCCGCGCGGTGCGGTTCAGCACGGCGCGACCGGTGCTGACCGGCAAACCGCGCCCGGATATCGAGAAACGGGCCGAAACCATGTTGTCCGACATCGGCCTGGCCGCCCGGTCGGTGGTGGCGGTAGAGGATGATCGCGTCATGCCGCTGCGCCGCTGGGAGCGGATTCGGATGCGTACGACCGGCGATGGCCCGCGCGGTCCGCGTGCGGGACGATTGGTAGTGGCGGTGGAATATGAAGCGGGCAAATGGGTCACGGCCGAAGCCCGCAGCGGCAATCCCCCGGCGCGCTTTGGCGGCTGGCTGATCGGCCAGACCCTCATCCTCTATGTCATCGTCCTGCTGCCGCTGCTCTGGGTTGGCAGTCGCCTCGCCCGTCCGCTGAAACAGCTCACCGGCTCTGCCCAGCAATTCGCCCGCACCGGCGCGGCCGACGCGGTGGACGAACGCGGGCCGGGCGATGTGCGCGACCTCACCATGGCGTTCAACGCCATGCGCGCGCGCATCATCGCCATGCTGGACGAAAAGGACCGGATGCTGGGCGCGATCGGCCACGACCTGCGCACCCCGCTCGCCTCGCTGCGCGTCCGCACCGAATCGGTGGAGGATGATGCCGAGCGCGCGCGCATGTCCGAAACGATCGATGAAATGAACCGGATGCTGGAGGATATCCTCTCGCTCGCCCGCGCGGGTCGCAGCACGCAGGCCGCGCAGAAGGTCGATCTGGCCGCGCTCTCCGACGCCGTGGTGGAGGATTTCATCGAGCTGGGATCGCCGGTCGACCTAGCCGACAGCGACCGCGCCGTCGCCTTCGTGCGGCCCCAGCAAATCCGCCGCGCGCTGCGCAACCTCATCGAAAACGCGATCGTCTATGGTGATCGCGCCCATGTCTCGGTGCTGCATGAAAATGGCACGATCCGCATCGCCGTCGCCGACGAAGGGCCGGGCATTGCGGAGGACCGGATGGAAGAGATGCTGGAACCCTTCACCCGCCTCGAAGGCTCACGCAATCGCGAAACCGGCGGTTCGGGCCTGGGCCTCGCGCTGGTGCGCGCGATCATGGCGGAGCATCAGGGCGAATTGCGGTTGGCGAACCGGCCCGAAGGCGGGCTGGAAGCGAGTTTGGTGTTGCCGGGTTAA
- a CDS encoding flagellar motor protein MotB produces the protein MAEKKRGANEPEPRPIIVKKIIVEGHGGHHGGAWKVAYADFVTAMMAFFLLMWLLGATTEKQRKGLADYFTPTLVQMKENSAGSNGMFGGDSMMGKENYPTTGGQGNMAITIPRDASGTKDQGGKATRAADRQKFESIKKSLEERMIAKGLGKLRKNVRFTETREGLRIDLIDEADFAMFAMGTDRLVPQARALISEVATVLQTMPNPLIVRGHTDGLPYASGRTMTNWMLSSSRAETTRKTLADSGIGNARFARIEGVADREPFIKNDAYDPRNRRMSIILGWTRGGGDADDDAPDAATKAAIKERDNPLRVAKEQAQKLDMGGTGLPNGAALINPAAPGTSNKPGKH, from the coding sequence ATGGCGGAAAAGAAACGCGGCGCGAACGAGCCGGAACCGCGGCCGATCATCGTCAAGAAGATCATCGTCGAAGGGCATGGCGGCCATCATGGCGGCGCGTGGAAGGTCGCCTATGCCGATTTCGTGACGGCTATGATGGCCTTCTTCCTGCTGATGTGGCTGCTGGGCGCGACCACGGAAAAGCAGCGCAAGGGGCTGGCCGACTATTTCACGCCGACGCTGGTGCAGATGAAGGAAAATTCAGCCGGGTCGAACGGCATGTTCGGCGGCGACAGCATGATGGGGAAGGAAAATTACCCGACCACCGGCGGTCAGGGCAATATGGCCATCACCATCCCGCGCGACGCCAGCGGCACGAAGGACCAGGGCGGCAAAGCAACCCGCGCCGCCGACCGGCAGAAATTTGAATCGATCAAGAAGAGCCTGGAAGAGCGCATGATCGCCAAGGGGCTGGGCAAGCTGCGCAAGAATGTCCGCTTCACCGAAACGCGCGAAGGGTTGCGCATCGACCTGATCGACGAGGCTGATTTCGCGATGTTCGCGATGGGCACCGATCGGCTGGTCCCGCAGGCGCGCGCGTTGATTTCCGAAGTCGCGACCGTGTTGCAGACCATGCCCAACCCGCTGATCGTGCGCGGCCATACCGACGGCCTGCCCTATGCATCGGGCCGGACCATGACCAACTGGATGCTGTCGTCCAGTCGCGCCGAAACGACGCGCAAGACGCTGGCCGACAGTGGCATCGGCAATGCGCGCTTTGCCCGGATCGAAGGCGTGGCCGACCGCGAACCCTTCATCAAGAACGACGCCTATGATCCGCGCAACCGGCGCATGTCGATCATCCTGGGCTGGACTCGCGGTGGCGGCGACGCCGACGACGACGCGCCGGACGCGGCGACCAAGGCCGCGATCAAGGAACGCGACAATCCCCTGCGCGTGGCGAAGGAACAGGCGCAGAAGCTGGACATGGGCGGCACCGGCCTGCCCAATGGCGCAGCGCTGATCAACCCGGCCGCACCGGGAACGTCTAACAAGCCGGGCAAGCATTGA
- the motA gene encoding flagellar motor stator protein MotA, with the protein MFAAIGLVILIVMVFGGFAFTGGDLGPVLHALPHEMLIIGGAAVGALVIGNSGADLKALGGGLGKVFKGAKYKKQDFLDCIFLVSKLMKTLRVEGPVALEPHIEDPSSSTIFTEYPKLMKDKALVHLISDTLRLVVISSGTLDPHAVEDVMDNALKTHHHEAIKPADNLQGLADALPALGIVAAVLGVVKTMGSIDQPPAILGAMIGSALVGTFLGILLAYGMVNPFANRCRSVIEADGAIYHVVKQIIVASLHGHPQPLVIEAARSGLTHANQPGFAEVFDGMRGK; encoded by the coding sequence ATGTTCGCAGCCATCGGCCTTGTCATTCTGATCGTCATGGTGTTCGGCGGGTTCGCCTTCACCGGCGGCGACCTTGGCCCCGTGTTGCACGCCCTGCCCCACGAAATGCTCATCATCGGCGGCGCGGCCGTCGGGGCGCTCGTCATCGGCAATAGCGGCGCTGACTTAAAAGCGCTGGGCGGCGGCCTGGGCAAGGTGTTCAAGGGCGCCAAGTACAAGAAGCAGGATTTTCTCGACTGCATCTTCCTCGTCAGCAAGCTGATGAAGACGCTGCGCGTCGAAGGGCCGGTCGCGCTGGAACCGCATATCGAAGACCCCTCCAGCTCCACCATCTTCACCGAATATCCCAAGCTGATGAAGGACAAGGCGCTGGTCCACCTGATCAGCGACACGCTGCGTCTGGTCGTCATTTCGTCCGGCACGCTCGACCCCCATGCGGTCGAAGACGTGATGGACAATGCGCTCAAGACCCATCACCACGAAGCGATCAAGCCGGCCGACAATCTGCAAGGGCTGGCCGACGCCCTGCCCGCGCTCGGCATCGTCGCGGCGGTTCTGGGCGTGGTGAAGACCATGGGATCGATCGACCAGCCGCCCGCCATTTTGGGCGCGATGATCGGTTCGGCGCTGGTCGGCACCTTCCTGGGCATTTTGCTCGCTTATGGCATGGTCAATCCATTCGCCAACCGTTGCCGCAGCGTGATCGAGGCGGACGGGGCGATCTACCATGTCGTCAAGCAGATCATCGTCGCCTCGCTCCACGGCCATCCGCAGCCGCTGGTGATCGAAGCCGCCCGTTCAGGCCTGACCCACGCCAACCAGCCCGGCTTTGCCGAAGTGTTCGACGGCATGCGGGGCAAATAA